In a genomic window of Azospirillum baldaniorum:
- a CDS encoding tripartite tricarboxylate transporter permease, with translation MDILANLAGGFAGALDPYNFVFLVSGLMLGVVAGALPGISFVNAMAIALPFTYLLPPVTAMSFLGGIYVGGVFGGSISSILINIPGTPASLPSCWDGYPMTRKGLSSRALSIAITASAFGGLVSALLLTFGAPPFASFALKFDQPEFFAATILGLVSVIAIAKDAPLMSALSMFLGLLIGTVGVDPMYGMPRLTLGVPDLESGINFTVVMIGLFAIGEVVDLICKRAGGARSVATKPGKQVGLSDLWRVKSSVLRGTGVGCTIGVIPGAGATVGAVIAYSVEKQACGKGDRFGTGMEEGLAAPEAAKNATTGTAMIPLLTLGIPGSAATAIMLAAMLIHGLNPGPLLFTSNTTLVYTIFASMLIANLLMIVAAMGVARVFSTLMRVPPAILGAFIIVLSVVGAYGVRNNLFDVYVCLAFGVVGYFMKRTNFPPAPLVVGVILGPLCERYFLTSLANYEGNMAVFFTRPISGTILALSAIFLAWSMWPVVKPLLRRPPNDPTHGDPAPKEPPHRVLKA, from the coding sequence ATGGATATCCTCGCCAATCTGGCCGGTGGCTTCGCCGGCGCGCTCGATCCGTACAATTTCGTCTTCCTCGTCTCGGGCCTGATGCTCGGGGTGGTGGCCGGCGCTTTGCCGGGCATCTCCTTCGTGAACGCCATGGCCATCGCCCTGCCCTTCACCTACCTGCTGCCGCCGGTCACGGCGATGTCCTTCCTCGGCGGCATCTATGTGGGTGGCGTGTTCGGCGGCTCGATCTCCTCGATCCTCATCAACATCCCCGGCACGCCGGCCTCGCTGCCGAGTTGCTGGGACGGCTACCCGATGACGCGCAAGGGCCTGTCCTCGCGGGCCTTGAGCATCGCCATCACCGCGTCGGCCTTCGGCGGGCTGGTCAGCGCGCTGCTGCTGACCTTCGGCGCCCCGCCCTTCGCCAGCTTCGCGCTGAAGTTCGACCAGCCGGAATTCTTCGCCGCCACCATCCTGGGCCTCGTCAGCGTCATCGCCATCGCCAAGGACGCCCCGCTGATGAGCGCGCTCTCGATGTTCCTCGGCCTGCTCATCGGGACGGTCGGCGTCGATCCGATGTACGGCATGCCCCGGCTGACGCTGGGCGTCCCCGACCTGGAGAGCGGCATCAACTTCACCGTCGTGATGATTGGCCTCTTCGCCATCGGCGAAGTGGTTGACCTGATCTGCAAGCGGGCCGGCGGCGCCCGCTCCGTCGCCACAAAGCCCGGCAAGCAGGTCGGTCTGTCCGACCTGTGGCGGGTGAAGTCCTCCGTGCTGCGCGGCACCGGCGTCGGCTGCACCATCGGCGTCATCCCCGGCGCCGGGGCCACGGTGGGGGCGGTCATCGCCTACAGCGTGGAGAAGCAGGCCTGCGGCAAGGGCGACCGCTTCGGCACCGGCATGGAGGAAGGGCTGGCGGCCCCGGAGGCGGCCAAGAACGCCACCACCGGCACCGCCATGATCCCGTTGCTGACGCTGGGCATCCCCGGCAGCGCCGCCACGGCGATCATGCTGGCCGCCATGCTGATCCACGGGCTGAACCCCGGCCCGCTCCTCTTCACCTCGAACACCACGCTGGTCTACACGATCTTCGCCAGCATGCTGATCGCCAATCTGCTGATGATCGTCGCGGCGATGGGCGTGGCGCGGGTCTTCTCGACGCTGATGCGCGTGCCGCCGGCCATCCTCGGCGCCTTCATCATCGTGCTCAGCGTCGTCGGCGCCTACGGCGTGCGCAACAACCTCTTCGACGTCTATGTCTGCCTCGCCTTCGGCGTCGTCGGCTACTTCATGAAGCGCACCAACTTCCCGCCGGCCCCGTTGGTGGTGGGCGTGATCCTGGGGCCGCTGTGCGAGCGCTACTTCCTCACCTCGCTCGCCAACTACGAAGGCAACATGGCGGTGTTCTTCACCCGCCCGATCAGCGGCACGATCCTGGCGCTGTCCGCGATCTTCCTCGCCTGGTCGATGTGGCCGGTGGTGAAGCCCCTGCTCCGCCGTCCTCCCAACGATCCCACCCACGGCGATCCGGCCCCGAAGGAGCCTCCGCACCGGGTGCTCAAAGCCTGA
- a CDS encoding tripartite tricarboxylate transporter TctB family protein, giving the protein MTPLSHGLRRLATPAALLFGSLLLSQHIVRDSTMIASLPDPVGPTGWPRLMLGAVGLCALIWIARELLALRRAAQRHTPIDEEYEGYAYGRAMIGLGLVVLYGIALPQLGFPIATAAFVALWCLIGGIRRPLTLALVTGIGCVALLYIFVLLAQMPLNRGQGVFDGFTVALYRLLGIY; this is encoded by the coding sequence GTGACTCCCCTGTCCCACGGTCTTCGCCGGCTGGCGACACCCGCGGCCCTGCTCTTCGGGTCGCTTCTTCTCTCGCAACACATCGTGCGCGACAGCACCATGATCGCCAGCCTGCCGGACCCGGTGGGACCGACGGGATGGCCCCGGCTGATGCTGGGCGCGGTCGGGCTGTGCGCCCTGATCTGGATCGCCAGGGAACTCCTGGCGCTGCGCCGCGCGGCCCAGCGGCACACGCCGATCGATGAGGAATACGAAGGCTACGCCTATGGCCGGGCCATGATCGGGCTGGGGCTGGTCGTCCTGTACGGCATCGCCCTGCCGCAGCTCGGCTTTCCCATCGCCACCGCGGCCTTCGTCGCCCTGTGGTGCCTGATCGGGGGCATCCGGCGCCCGCTGACGCTGGCGCTGGTCACCGGCATCGGCTGCGTGGCGCTCCTCTACATCTTCGTCCTGCTCGCCCAGATGCCGCTGAACCGCGGCCAAGGCGTCTTCGACGGCTTCACCGTCGCGCTCTACCGCCTGCTCGGCATCTACTGA
- a CDS encoding Bug family tripartite tricarboxylate transporter substrate binding protein, protein MLRNALTLTAAVAALLTPVLSSDPARADDYPSRPIEVIATFGAGGGADLMARQFARLAEPHLRVAMPVVNVSGASGNAGLTRVLTNPADGYTVGTLIALSVSSWASGLGTAKPDNFVYVAMMQNSPSMLYVSKNSPFKTYEEFAAHAKANPGKLRVATSGYGTQDDITLKYLGSQGVPVTNVPFARPSERYASPIGGHTDAIYEEPGDVAQFLKSGDLRPIVVFDKQRHPSFPDVPASAELGLDIGDLPNFRTLAVPASTPPERVQKLHEAAAKVLASPEWKTFCADTFTCVDTLVSPDQAKEEVKAFYETVKGYLDRFATKTVGQTPG, encoded by the coding sequence ATGCTCCGCAACGCCTTGACGCTCACCGCGGCGGTGGCCGCGCTGCTGACACCCGTCCTGTCATCCGACCCGGCGCGCGCCGACGACTACCCGTCGCGCCCCATCGAGGTCATCGCAACCTTCGGGGCCGGCGGCGGCGCCGACCTGATGGCGCGCCAGTTCGCCCGCCTCGCCGAACCCCATCTCCGCGTCGCCATGCCCGTCGTGAACGTGTCCGGCGCGTCGGGCAACGCGGGCCTGACGCGGGTCCTGACCAACCCGGCCGACGGCTACACGGTCGGCACGCTGATCGCGCTGTCCGTCTCCTCCTGGGCGTCGGGCCTGGGCACGGCGAAGCCGGACAATTTCGTCTATGTGGCGATGATGCAGAACTCGCCATCGATGCTCTACGTCTCAAAGAACAGCCCCTTCAAGACCTACGAGGAGTTCGCCGCCCACGCCAAGGCCAACCCCGGCAAGCTGCGCGTCGCCACCTCCGGCTACGGCACGCAGGACGACATCACGCTGAAGTATCTGGGAAGCCAGGGCGTGCCAGTGACCAACGTCCCCTTCGCCCGCCCGTCGGAGCGCTACGCCTCGCCCATCGGCGGCCACACCGACGCGATCTACGAGGAGCCGGGTGACGTCGCCCAGTTCCTGAAATCCGGCGACCTGCGCCCGATCGTCGTCTTCGACAAGCAGCGCCACCCCTCCTTCCCCGACGTGCCGGCCTCGGCGGAGCTGGGGTTGGACATCGGCGACCTGCCCAACTTCCGCACGCTGGCGGTGCCCGCCAGCACGCCGCCGGAGCGCGTGCAGAAACTGCACGAGGCCGCCGCGAAGGTGCTGGCGAGCCCGGAGTGGAAGACCTTCTGCGCCGACACCTTCACCTGCGTCGACACGCTGGTGTCGCCGGACCAGGCCAAGGAGGAGGTCAAGGCCTTTTATGAAACCGTGAAGGGCTATCTGGACCGCTTCGCGACCAAGACCGTCGGCCAGACACCGGGCTGA
- the sucC gene encoding ADP-forming succinate--CoA ligase subunit beta, translating to MNFEEQAGKSVLARAGVSVPQGRLCASAQEAEAAARAIGPVVVKAQVPTGKRGKSGGVKLAATPEEAAASAQAILGMEIGGFPVARVLVEEQAAIAREFYAAVLNDPASRSPLVLFSTEGGMDIEEVAATRPESLRRMAVDIRKGFGPADARRLLLGLDLGEAAVPVAAMLVDLYRVYRQHDAELLEINPLALLADGRVVPLDCKLTVDDAALYRQADIAELGAKEPLSALEERGRALDLKYIELEGNVGVLANGAGLTMTTMDVVSHAGGRPANFLEIGGEAYTKGTEALDLVLSNPGVKSLVVNFCGAFARTDVMAGGVIQAWKTLNPTVPVFFSIHGTGEDEAVRMVREELGIEPYDRMEDAISAAVEAAR from the coding sequence ATGAACTTCGAGGAACAGGCTGGAAAATCCGTTCTCGCCCGCGCCGGGGTGAGCGTTCCGCAGGGCCGCCTCTGCGCCAGCGCGCAGGAGGCCGAAGCGGCCGCCCGCGCCATCGGGCCGGTGGTGGTCAAGGCGCAGGTGCCCACGGGCAAGCGCGGCAAGTCGGGCGGCGTCAAGCTGGCCGCCACGCCGGAGGAGGCCGCGGCATCCGCGCAGGCCATCCTGGGCATGGAGATCGGCGGCTTCCCGGTCGCCCGCGTCCTGGTCGAGGAGCAGGCGGCCATCGCCCGCGAATTCTACGCCGCGGTGCTGAACGACCCGGCCAGCCGCAGCCCGCTCGTGCTGTTCTCCACCGAGGGCGGCATGGACATCGAGGAGGTCGCGGCGACCCGCCCCGAATCCCTGCGCCGCATGGCGGTGGACATCCGCAAGGGCTTCGGCCCGGCGGACGCGCGCCGCCTGCTGCTGGGGCTGGACCTCGGCGAGGCCGCGGTGCCGGTGGCGGCGATGCTGGTCGATCTCTACCGCGTCTATCGCCAGCACGACGCCGAGCTGCTGGAGATCAACCCGCTCGCCCTGCTCGCCGACGGCCGCGTCGTGCCGCTGGACTGCAAGCTGACGGTGGACGATGCCGCCCTCTACCGGCAGGCCGACATCGCCGAACTGGGCGCCAAGGAGCCGCTGTCGGCGCTGGAGGAGCGCGGGCGGGCGCTCGACCTCAAATACATCGAGCTGGAGGGCAACGTCGGCGTCCTGGCGAACGGCGCCGGGCTGACCATGACGACCATGGACGTGGTCAGCCACGCCGGCGGTCGCCCCGCCAACTTCCTGGAGATCGGCGGCGAGGCCTACACCAAGGGGACGGAGGCGCTGGACCTCGTGCTGTCCAACCCCGGCGTCAAAAGCCTCGTCGTCAATTTCTGCGGCGCCTTCGCCCGCACCGACGTGATGGCCGGTGGCGTGATCCAGGCCTGGAAGACGCTGAACCCCACCGTCCCCGTCTTCTTCTCCATCCACGGCACCGGCGAGGACGAGGCCGTGCGCATGGTGCGGGAAGAATTGGGGATCGAACCCTACGACCGGATGGAAGACGCCATCTCGGCAGCCGTGGAGGCCGCGCGATGA
- the sauS gene encoding acylating sulfoacetaldehyde dehydrogenase: MDNIMLDRTPASADQEAIAALVARARTAQRAFADATQERVDDAVAALAWAIYEPGRARALAELAVADTGLGNVADKIVKNQRKTFGTLRDLMRVRTVGVIEEDTAKGIVKIAKPLGVVGAVTPSTNPAATPVNKAMMAVKGRNAIIIAPSPMGSAATGRTVELMRAELARIGAPEDLVQMIPTPITKGLTQALMEAVDLVVVTGSQDNVRRAYSSGTPAIGVGAGNVPVIVDESADLAEAARKIGASKTFDNSTSCSSENALVVLDSVYDATIAALEEAGAHLCTPEERERVQSRLWENGKLNRKLIAKDPAILAEAFELAPKAREARFFLVEETGVGKAHPFSGEKLSLVLAVYRVPDFDAAVDQVRKILDHQGRGHSCGIHTRDEAHAKRLADELDVVRVLVNFAHTFGNGGGFDSGLNFTLSMGCGSWQKNSISENLSWKHFVNITHLVRPIPEDKPSEEALFGPFWSRHGR; this comes from the coding sequence ATGGACAACATCATGCTCGACCGAACGCCGGCCAGCGCCGACCAGGAGGCCATCGCCGCCCTCGTCGCCCGCGCCCGCACCGCCCAGCGCGCCTTCGCCGACGCGACGCAGGAGCGGGTGGACGACGCCGTCGCCGCCCTCGCCTGGGCCATCTACGAGCCGGGCCGCGCCCGCGCCCTGGCGGAACTGGCGGTGGCCGACACCGGCCTCGGCAACGTCGCGGACAAGATCGTCAAGAACCAGCGCAAGACCTTCGGCACGCTGCGCGACCTGATGCGGGTGCGCACCGTCGGCGTGATCGAGGAGGACACCGCCAAGGGCATCGTCAAGATCGCCAAGCCGCTGGGCGTCGTCGGCGCCGTCACCCCCTCCACCAACCCGGCGGCCACCCCGGTCAACAAGGCGATGATGGCCGTCAAGGGCCGCAACGCCATCATCATCGCCCCCTCCCCCATGGGCTCCGCCGCCACCGGCCGCACGGTCGAGCTGATGCGGGCCGAACTGGCGCGCATCGGCGCGCCGGAGGATCTGGTGCAGATGATCCCCACCCCCATCACCAAGGGCCTGACCCAGGCGCTGATGGAGGCGGTCGACCTCGTCGTCGTCACCGGCTCGCAGGACAACGTGCGCCGCGCCTATTCCAGCGGCACCCCGGCCATCGGCGTCGGGGCCGGCAACGTCCCGGTCATCGTGGACGAGAGCGCCGATCTGGCCGAGGCGGCGCGCAAGATCGGCGCCTCCAAGACCTTCGACAATTCCACCTCCTGCTCGTCGGAAAACGCGCTCGTCGTCCTCGACTCCGTCTACGACGCGACCATCGCGGCGCTGGAGGAGGCCGGCGCCCACCTCTGTACCCCTGAGGAGCGGGAGCGCGTGCAGTCCCGCCTGTGGGAGAACGGCAAGCTGAACCGCAAGCTGATCGCCAAGGACCCCGCCATCCTGGCCGAGGCGTTCGAGCTGGCGCCCAAGGCGCGGGAGGCCCGCTTCTTCCTGGTCGAGGAGACGGGCGTCGGCAAGGCGCATCCCTTCTCCGGCGAGAAGCTGTCGCTGGTGCTGGCGGTCTACCGGGTGCCGGACTTCGACGCGGCGGTCGATCAGGTGCGCAAGATCCTCGACCACCAGGGGCGCGGCCATTCCTGCGGCATCCACACGCGGGACGAGGCGCACGCCAAGCGGCTGGCCGACGAGCTGGACGTGGTGCGCGTGCTGGTCAACTTCGCCCACACCTTCGGCAACGGCGGCGGCTTCGACAGCGGGCTGAACTTCACCCTCTCCATGGGCTGCGGGAGCTGGCAGAAGAACTCCATCTCCGAGAACCTGAGCTGGAAGCACTTCGTCAACATCACCCACCTCGTCCGCCCGATCCCGGAGGACAAGCCGAGCGAAGAGGCCCTGTTCGGCCCCTTCTGGTCCCGCCACGGACGCTGA
- a CDS encoding bifunctional enoyl-CoA hydratase/phosphate acetyltransferase, with translation MARTLETTAAGCPARLMARSAALEPVPTAVVAAGSPVALESARRATALGLIEPVLVGDPTAIADSARRIGWTLHGACVVPARDDAAAARIAVALARSGDVGALMKGHIHTDTLMLAALHPKNGLRTGRRFTHAFHMTLPGSGRELVITDAAINVAPSLNTRLDIIRNAVELWRLVGGSDPRVALLSCTEEVTERVPSSMDADRLTRLCQQEVPGATVFGPLALDLAVSAEAARIKNLTHPCAGAADILVVPNIETGNALFKALVHFLDAVAAGVVLGAAVPIVLTSRADPPAARIAAAAIAQIVAGRRRSATPGAPYPTTAAKGGAAPGLHA, from the coding sequence ATGGCAAGGACGCTTGAAACGACCGCCGCCGGATGCCCGGCCCGGCTGATGGCGCGCAGCGCCGCCCTGGAGCCGGTTCCCACCGCGGTGGTCGCCGCGGGATCGCCGGTCGCGCTGGAAAGCGCGCGGCGCGCCACCGCCCTCGGCCTTATCGAGCCGGTCCTCGTCGGCGATCCCACGGCCATCGCCGACAGCGCCCGCCGGATCGGCTGGACGCTCCACGGAGCCTGCGTGGTTCCGGCCCGCGACGACGCGGCGGCGGCGCGGATCGCGGTGGCGCTCGCCCGCTCCGGCGACGTCGGCGCGCTGATGAAAGGGCACATCCACACCGACACGCTGATGCTCGCGGCCCTGCACCCGAAAAACGGGCTGCGCACCGGCCGCCGCTTCACCCACGCCTTCCATATGACGCTTCCCGGTTCGGGGCGCGAGTTGGTCATCACCGACGCGGCGATCAATGTGGCGCCGTCGCTGAACACCCGGCTGGACATCATCCGCAACGCCGTGGAACTGTGGCGGCTGGTCGGCGGCAGCGACCCGCGCGTGGCCCTGCTCTCCTGCACCGAGGAGGTGACCGAACGGGTGCCCTCCAGCATGGACGCCGACCGGCTGACCCGCCTGTGCCAACAGGAGGTGCCGGGCGCGACGGTGTTCGGGCCGCTGGCGCTCGACCTCGCGGTCTCCGCCGAGGCGGCGCGGATCAAGAACCTGACCCACCCCTGCGCCGGGGCCGCCGACATCCTGGTGGTGCCGAACATCGAGACCGGCAACGCCCTGTTCAAGGCGCTGGTGCATTTCCTGGACGCGGTCGCCGCGGGCGTCGTGCTGGGTGCGGCGGTGCCGATCGTCCTCACATCGCGCGCCGACCCGCCGGCGGCCCGCATCGCCGCCGCCGCCATCGCCCAGATCGTCGCCGGGCGCCGCCGCTCCGCCACGCCGGGCGCGCCCTACCCCACCACCGCAGCCAAGGGAGGCGCCGCACCCGGCCTGCACGCCTGA
- a CDS encoding succinate--CoA ligase subunit alpha, with the protein MIVRKSDRVLVQGITGKQGTFWTEQMQAYGTTVVGGVNPKKAGQSHCGVPIFATAKEAMASGGFDVSVMFIPPAAAKAAAIDAIEAGAKTVVCLTEHIPSHDVMEMHAAAAEHGTRIIGPNTAGIVTPGEGFVGIMPAFNPRVFQPGRVGVISRSGSLGTLVCLNLVRGGHGQSAFLGIGGDPMIGTTTKDALAALIDDPGTDAIALVGEIGGSMEEEAAELVAKTDKPVVSFIAGRASPPGKKMGHAGAIVTGDRGSYASKRGALERAGAVVVDVPGDLPAALDALMAEAAKRSGAQRLAD; encoded by the coding sequence ATGATCGTACGCAAGAGCGACCGGGTCCTGGTGCAGGGCATCACCGGCAAGCAGGGCACCTTCTGGACCGAGCAGATGCAGGCCTACGGCACCACCGTGGTCGGCGGCGTGAACCCGAAGAAGGCCGGGCAGAGCCATTGCGGCGTGCCCATCTTCGCCACCGCGAAGGAGGCGATGGCGAGCGGCGGCTTCGACGTGTCGGTGATGTTCATCCCGCCCGCCGCCGCCAAGGCCGCCGCCATCGACGCCATCGAGGCGGGCGCCAAGACCGTCGTCTGCCTGACCGAACACATCCCGTCGCACGACGTGATGGAGATGCACGCCGCGGCGGCGGAGCACGGCACCCGCATCATCGGGCCGAACACCGCCGGCATCGTGACGCCGGGCGAGGGCTTCGTCGGCATCATGCCGGCCTTCAACCCGCGCGTCTTCCAGCCGGGCCGGGTCGGCGTCATCTCGCGCAGCGGCAGCCTGGGCACGCTGGTCTGCCTGAACCTTGTGCGCGGCGGCCATGGGCAGTCGGCCTTCCTCGGCATCGGCGGCGACCCGATGATCGGCACGACGACCAAGGACGCGCTGGCCGCCCTGATCGACGATCCGGGCACCGACGCCATCGCGCTCGTCGGCGAGATCGGCGGCAGCATGGAGGAGGAAGCGGCGGAGCTGGTGGCGAAGACGGACAAGCCCGTCGTCTCCTTCATCGCCGGCCGCGCCTCCCCGCCGGGCAAGAAGATGGGCCACGCCGGCGCCATCGTGACCGGCGACCGCGGCAGCTATGCCTCCAAGCGCGGCGCGCTGGAACGGGCCGGGGCTGTCGTGGTGGACGTGCCCGGCGACCTGCCGGCGGCCCTCGACGCGCTGATGGCCGAGGCCGCGAAACGGTCGGGCGCGCAGCGGCTCGCGGACTGA
- a CDS encoding molybdopterin oxidoreductase family protein: protein MAKIDDVGGQRARGFAFTQGFQRRSGPAAPEDARGWLDRYQSPREELNPSPTVSDTVKYTTCYMCACRCGIKVHIKDGQLRFIEGNKDHPVNHGVICAKGSAGIMTQNSPAKLRKPLLRTGERGTGEFREIEWDEALTILTERLSKIRNSDPSKLAFFTGRDQSQSLTGFWAAQFGTPNFAAHGGFCSVNMAAAGMYTLGGSFWEFGEPDWDHTRYLLLFGVAEDHDSNPIKIGLSKMKARGAKIVSVNPIKTGYSAIADEWVGIRPGSDGLFVFALIHELLRADRIDAEYLVRYTNAPWLVIQDPGAPDDGLFARDADGVPLAWDAVERRAVPATAADIRPALVGAVTLPDGRRAVPSFHLLAERYLDPQHAPEAVAERCGVPADTIRRIAAEMAHLAFQETLTIEQPWTDWAGRRHERMVGRPIAMHAMRGISAHSNGFHTCRAIHILQVLLGTIDVPGGWRYKSPYPRPAPPGPKPAGKRGETGPGKAVAGMPLGYPMGPEDLLVGEDGQPLRIDKAFSWDAPLSVHGLMHMVVANAWEGDPYRVDTLFMYMANMAWNSSMNTSETMRMLSDKDPDSGEYRIPFIVYCDAYASEMVAYADLVLADTTYLERWDCISLLDRPIGSAHGPGDSIRQPVLIPDRDVRPFQDVLIELGARLGLPAFVREDGSPRYPGGYPDYMTNHQRKPGIGPLAGWRGADGTAAGKGTPNPDQLDRYVRNGCFWHFELPPEQHYFKHANQAYLETATRMGFLDKPEPVILQLYVEPLQKFRLAARGHGAVVPPPDKRQRVETYFDPLPFWYPPLEEEGLDEGAFPLHAVTQRPMPMYHSWGSQNAWLRQILARNSLYIARQTAEALGLADGDWAWVTSPTGRIRVPVRLMDGVEAGTVWTWNAIGKRSGAWNLSTDAPEGTKGFLLNHLISELLPERNGYRHANADPVTGQAAWYDLRVRVEKAPPKERAETMPRFPAQAMPPGVEPPPAILRTGAAFRSASRGVRS from the coding sequence ATGGCGAAGATCGACGACGTCGGCGGCCAGCGTGCGCGCGGGTTCGCCTTCACCCAGGGCTTCCAGCGAAGGAGCGGGCCGGCGGCGCCCGAGGACGCGCGCGGCTGGCTCGACCGCTACCAGTCGCCGCGCGAGGAGCTGAACCCCTCGCCGACCGTCTCCGACACGGTCAAATACACCACCTGCTACATGTGCGCCTGCCGCTGCGGCATCAAAGTGCACATCAAGGACGGCCAGCTCCGCTTCATCGAGGGGAACAAGGACCATCCGGTGAATCACGGCGTGATCTGCGCCAAGGGCTCCGCCGGCATCATGACCCAGAACTCCCCGGCCAAGCTGCGCAAGCCCCTGCTGCGCACCGGGGAGCGCGGCACCGGCGAGTTCCGCGAGATCGAGTGGGACGAGGCGCTGACCATCCTGACCGAGCGCCTGTCCAAAATCCGCAACAGCGACCCCAGCAAGCTCGCCTTTTTCACCGGGCGCGACCAGAGCCAGTCGCTGACCGGCTTCTGGGCGGCGCAGTTCGGCACGCCCAATTTCGCGGCGCACGGCGGCTTCTGCTCCGTCAACATGGCGGCGGCGGGCATGTACACGCTGGGCGGCAGCTTCTGGGAGTTCGGGGAGCCGGACTGGGACCACACCCGCTATCTGCTGCTGTTCGGCGTCGCCGAGGACCATGACAGCAACCCGATCAAGATCGGCCTGTCGAAGATGAAGGCGCGCGGCGCCAAGATCGTCTCCGTCAACCCGATCAAGACCGGCTATTCCGCCATCGCCGACGAGTGGGTCGGCATCCGTCCGGGCAGCGACGGGCTGTTCGTTTTCGCCCTGATCCACGAGCTGCTGCGCGCCGACCGCATCGACGCCGAGTATCTGGTCCGCTACACCAACGCCCCCTGGCTGGTCATCCAGGACCCTGGCGCGCCGGACGACGGCCTGTTCGCCCGCGACGCCGACGGCGTCCCGCTGGCTTGGGACGCGGTGGAGCGGCGCGCCGTTCCGGCCACCGCCGCCGATATCCGCCCGGCGCTGGTCGGCGCCGTCACCCTGCCGGACGGGCGGCGGGCCGTGCCCTCCTTCCATCTGCTGGCCGAACGCTACCTCGACCCGCAGCACGCGCCGGAGGCGGTGGCCGAGCGCTGCGGCGTCCCCGCCGACACCATCCGCCGCATCGCCGCCGAGATGGCCCACCTCGCCTTCCAGGAGACGCTGACCATCGAGCAGCCCTGGACCGACTGGGCGGGGCGGCGCCACGAACGGATGGTCGGGCGGCCCATCGCCATGCACGCCATGCGCGGAATCTCCGCCCATTCCAACGGCTTCCACACCTGCCGGGCCATCCACATCCTGCAGGTCCTGCTGGGCACCATCGACGTGCCGGGGGGCTGGCGCTACAAGTCGCCCTACCCCCGCCCCGCCCCGCCGGGTCCCAAGCCCGCCGGCAAGCGCGGCGAGACCGGCCCCGGCAAAGCCGTCGCCGGGATGCCGCTCGGCTACCCCATGGGGCCGGAGGATTTGCTGGTCGGCGAGGACGGGCAGCCGCTGCGCATCGACAAGGCCTTCAGCTGGGACGCGCCGTTGTCGGTGCACGGGCTGATGCACATGGTGGTCGCCAACGCCTGGGAGGGTGATCCGTACCGCGTCGACACGCTGTTCATGTACATGGCCAACATGGCCTGGAACTCGTCGATGAACACGTCCGAGACGATGCGGATGCTGTCCGACAAGGACCCCGACAGCGGCGAGTACCGCATCCCCTTCATCGTCTATTGCGACGCCTACGCCTCGGAGATGGTGGCCTACGCCGACCTCGTGCTGGCCGACACCACCTATCTGGAGCGGTGGGACTGCATCTCGCTGCTCGACCGCCCGATCGGCAGCGCGCACGGTCCCGGCGATTCCATCCGCCAGCCGGTGCTGATCCCCGACCGCGACGTGCGGCCCTTCCAGGACGTGCTGATCGAGCTGGGCGCCCGTCTCGGCCTGCCCGCCTTCGTCCGGGAGGACGGCAGCCCGCGCTACCCCGGCGGCTATCCCGACTACATGACCAACCACCAGCGCAAGCCCGGCATCGGCCCGCTGGCCGGCTGGCGCGGCGCCGACGGCACGGCGGCCGGCAAGGGTACGCCCAACCCGGACCAGCTCGACCGCTACGTCCGCAACGGCTGCTTCTGGCATTTCGAGCTGCCGCCGGAGCAGCACTATTTCAAGCACGCCAACCAGGCCTATCTGGAGACCGCCACCCGCATGGGCTTCCTCGACAAGCCGGAGCCGGTGATCCTCCAGCTCTACGTCGAGCCGCTCCAGAAATTCCGCCTCGCCGCGCGCGGGCACGGCGCGGTGGTGCCGCCACCCGACAAGCGGCAGCGGGTGGAGACCTACTTCGACCCCCTGCCCTTCTGGTACCCGCCGCTGGAGGAGGAGGGGCTGGACGAGGGCGCCTTCCCGCTGCACGCCGTTACCCAGCGCCCGATGCCCATGTACCATTCCTGGGGATCGCAGAACGCCTGGCTGCGGCAGATCCTGGCGCGCAACAGCCTCTACATCGCCCGCCAGACAGCCGAGGCGCTCGGCCTCGCCGACGGCGACTGGGCCTGGGTGACCAGCCCGACCGGGCGCATCCGGGTGCCGGTCCGGCTGATGGACGGGGTGGAGGCCGGAACGGTGTGGACCTGGAACGCCATCGGCAAGCGCTCCGGCGCCTGGAACCTGTCCACCGACGCGCCGGAGGGGACGAAGGGCTTCCTGCTCAATCACCTGATCTCGGAACTGCTGCCGGAGCGCAACGGCTACCGCCACGCCAACGCCGACCCGGTGACCGGGCAGGCCGCTTGGTACGACCTGCGCGTCCGCGTCGAGAAGGCCCCGCCGAAGGAACGGGCCGAGACGATGCCGCGCTTCCCCGCCCAGGCCATGCCGCCGGGCGTCGAGCCGCCGCCCGCCATCCTGCGCACCGGCGCCGCCTTCCGGTCCGCGTCTCGGGGAGTCCGGTCATGA